The sequence CTCGGTCCACGTCCAGAGGGCGCAGTCGAGGGCGGGCGTCCAGCCGGGCCTCAAGCCGGGCCCCAAGCCGGGCCAGCAGTCACAGCAGGAGGcgcagctccagcagcagctccagcagcagctccagcagccCCCGTGCCAAACCTTTCAGCGAACTGGAAGTGGCTCGTCGCAGGAAGGAGCAGGAAGAATTGTTGTGTCTGCCCACCAAGTCCATCCTCAAGAAACGCTCCGACTACGAGCACTCACCGTTGGTCAGGGTGCGTTCCTTCCGATGACCACATTGAACACATTGAATATACACATTGAACGCGCCCTGGTCCTTTTCAGGTggctcggtggtgcactggttcGGAGGGTGCGCATTCGATTCCACccagtgtggagtttgcatgttctccccgtgcctgcgtgggtttcctccgggaATCCCCACCTCCCTAAAAcaaggctgattgagcactccaaattgcccataagTGCGAAttgttgttcgtctctgtgtgccctgcgattggccggcccagttcagggtgtccccccgcctacgatgactgctgggataggctccagcacacccgccaCCCCTGCGGgaacaagcggtacagaagatggatggatggtccTTTCCAAAGTACCCAAAAGTACCTCGACAGAAGCTAACTGGCCTTGTAGTAAACTCAGTCACATCGGCACATTGAATCGCTCTGTGCTGAAGAAGGCGACTGTTCAAGTTGCGATTGCTTTGAAACTTGAGTGGTGCAGTGAAAGTGAGCGGCGTTGCCTCATGCGCGTTCACCCGGCCAGCATGGCCTCCTTAAGGTGGCGACTTGAAGCGACTTTTTCAATCCCGTCCTTTGTCACTTGGTCCTGTCTTAAGCTGCGCCGTGGTTCTGTTGCTTTGctaacatctttttttcctcacggGCTGCGCAACTggtgacatttgcaaccaAAAGGAGGCTTCAGAAACTTGAGCTGACCACCTTTTGTATTTGGGACTGTGCCAAAGGACACCGACTGCAATTTGGTGCCAATAGTTCTGGTGCCGGTCCCCATGCCGTCTTTGTTCACGAGGtgactttgtgtgtgcgtttgtgtcgTTCAGACTTGTGACTCGGGCCTGTCTCACGTAGCGGAGGAGCTCCTGCGGGCCGTGAAAGGAATGGATTCGGCCGCCGTGGCGTCTGTGTTGAACGAGCTGCGGTCCGACCCGCAGATGTCGCAGCGGGCCGACTTCAACGCGGAAATCAAGGAGATCCTGAATTTGCTGGACCTGGCGGCGGTGGCCCAAGAAGCCAAGAGTTTGGCCACTGATATTGACGACGAGGAGAAGTTCCTGTATGGAGACTCGGTAGAACCCGAGATAGTGGTTCCGCCCGAGCCACTCCAGAACCACGCCTTTGATCTGTACGGCGATGTCACGGAGGACGTTCTCTACGACGATCTGCTGCCAGCCACCATACCTCCGGTGGTCTCGCCTACCATTGCTGGCGAGGTCTGTACGAATTGGACCCCCTCGGCTCACGCCTCCGTTTCCCATGCTTCCGAACCGCCGCCGGACGAGGAGAACGATCAGCAGGCACTGGAAGACTACCAGAAGCTTCAGAACCTCTTGAAGACCATTGGCTTGGATCTGGGTGTGACAGAGATCAGCAAACTGGCTGCCAGGACCAAGGAGCGCTTGCATGGAAATAAGATGCCCAAGCGACGGCGTACACGTTACTCCTCCGGCAGCTCTGACGAAGGTCGCAGCAGGCGCAGCCGCAGCtcagatgaggaagaggaggacgacgacaAACGGGTCCGCCACGCCAGACGTGCGGGCAGTTGGAGCAAAGATGTCGGTAGCGCTATAAGTGAGGTGCTTCAGCAAACGGCCGCCATTGACACCGCAGCCCCTTTGTCGACGACGCCCGTCCCTGCGACCGTGGCCGTCCCTCCCTCCTACCCGCCCTCGCATGCTCCAGGTATGCTGGCGCCCAGCTATCTGTCGCCGGGCTACGGCCAGTACAGGAACTTCCTGCCATACGCGCAACCGCAGTGGCCACCTTTGTACCCGCCCCCAAGCTTGCTGCCGACACCTGGCGCCACCAACTTCCCGCCGACGCCCAGTGCCAACAACTTCCTGCAAGCTCTGCCGTACCATGCAGCTGAGCCCCAGCCGTCGGCACTTCCTGAGGTTAAAGGTCAGTCGGTGTCCGCTTAGCCGAGGGCCGGTTGTCCGTTTGATTGGATGACAAGTAAATCTCGGAAGGGAAAAAGCAACGAGTGAAACTTGTCACTGAGTGAAAATGTCCctgttgtttgcttttgtttctttggggGCGGGCATCAATTTAAAGATAAATGTCATCCGGGGCCTTTAATTGCAGCCCCAGCTTGGCCCGTGACCCTTGAAGGGTGACCTTGGTTTGTTGTTCAGGTGCCGTAAAGACTCCTTGGATCTCCGGGAAGGGAGCGGGACCGGCTTTCTGTCAGGTGTCAGAGCAGGAGAACAACGAAAGCCAGAAGCAGAAGGTTGGTGCGCTTTCTCCCCTTGCCATCGCCAAGAGTCTTGCCGATGACCTGGTTTTCAGGTTCTGGAGGAGCGGGAGAACCTGAGACAGGAGCGAGAGCAGCGCATGAAAAAGAAGGAGTACCTCATGAAGGAACTGGAGCGACTACGCAAGCAACAAGGTagcgcatgcacgcacaccaGCGGGAGTGTCCGTCATGACGTATACTTGTGGGCACCTTCAAAGGCCAGATGCCAACTGTCTTGAAGGGTGACTGCATTAAGGGTGACTGCATTAGGACTGACGGTGCTGTGGCATGAAGGTAGTCAGCCAAAAAGATTCTGGATTAGGACCGTGTATGATGGCCTTTAGGTCAGCGTTGGCTGCTTATTTCGGAGTGGAGCTTTGCTAATAGTTAGTTGAGCCAGCCGGCGAGGCGAGGTGAGACGTCATCCTGAGTGTCGGCAGCAAGCTAATGACCCACTTGGCACATGCGTTGCTCGGAACgcttgttttcttcttgctcCCTTTCGTCTTCCCTGCCTTATTTTGGCGCATTACACTGGACCGAAAATCGCGCTCAGGAATTTGCCCCCAATTCTAAGTGATCACAATGCGTTTCGGTCTGCTCAGTGTTGGCATCTACGCTGTTTGATTGATCTACACGTGGCCTGTCCGACACGCCTTTTGACATGACTGACAGTTCCTGCTGTGTTCTTTGCAGCCAGCGCGCCTCTCAAGCATTGCGACAACCGACTGagtggcgtttttttttttttttttttttttgtgctttcagGCGAGCTGCTGAGGAAGAAGCGTCGCGAGAATGATGGTCACAAAGACCCGCTCCTGCAGGAGATCAGCCTCCTGCAGGAGGACATCATGATGCAGATCTCCAACCTGCGCAAGGAGCACGAGGTGGCCGAGAAGAAGCGCAGTGAGATCGATAAGGTGGCGCTCATCCTGGGGCTCGGACCCTCTGACCGTCCCCGTTCGACATCCCGGGTGGCGCAGGAAGCCCACGCGCTGGCCAAGCCCGATATAAGTAGGTCCCGCATGCAGCACAGTCCAGAGCACCAACAAGATGGCGAGCGCCAACAAAATGACGCTGGCGGCGGTGGCATCTCCCTGAAGGtacaaacaaatcaacaaGCTCTTCATGGAACACTTCAAAACAACACTTGAATGTTGTGATCAAACCTTTTGCCATCACAGCAATGCTCACAATCATATCTTTATTTCTTAGCAGGACGTGTCAGAAGCAAACCGGCGACTGCTCATTCCCGCGACTCCGCCCCCTGAGCCCTTTGAATACTACGACGCTGGGAACCATTGGTGCAAAAGCTGTAACCTCATCTCGGGAtccatgtttgatttttttaaccaccTGCATAGCAAAACCCACCGCAAGGTTTGTCATGCTTGACCTTTTTGGACTTTTACTTGAGTATGTGTCACATGTCATGACTTAGCCAAATGGTCGTTAATTCTGTCAGATTTCCGGATGTCGTCTGTTGGGCCAAACTCGAGGCCTATCTGAATTTtggcaggttttttttgttttgttttttccccccgtctCCCTGTCTTTTTAACATCTCGTGACCAAACTTGCTCTTTTTGCCAGTTTCAAGCTGATGTTGCCTCCGGGTCTTTTCCAGACTCTGGACCCTTACGAGCGTCCGTGGGCCTCCTCACCCACCCAAGCAGCGAAGAAAGCACAGACTGAAGAGAAGCTAATGAAACCGGCCAAAGGTACCTCATGTCTATCATCTGGTCATGCGTGCGTTTGGGACGTCTTGAGGTTCCTGGTTGACTCTGTCACATTTATTGTGGTGCTATCTTGCAGGTTCTGAGTTCTTATTTCCTGTGCGCGGATTTTTCTGTTTGCTGTGTGAAAAGTTCTTTGGAGACGCAATCTGCGCAGAAGAGCATGTCACCACTCACGGCCACAACGACAACTACAAGGTATTGAACAGCCGCCTGTGTCGCCTCCTGTGACAGCAACTCTGCGAGTTTGACCTGGCACGTTAGCTTTAACTTTGGCATTGGGCAGAATCCTCATATGTCCAAAAGCATCACTTTGCCGGGGACCCCCAAAATGGCAGCTTTGTTCAATCGTTAGCATTGCGCAAGCCACACTTTAGATTGCTCAATCATTTGTAAAAGTAACACCCACATGTGTTGACTGACCAAAAGTATCaatttttgaaacaaatacagtaatccctccaTATATCgcggttcatttatcgcggcttcagtacatcgcagatttttttccaaattaaaaaaataaatcaaaaattcaaaataaaacttctaaattgaggaattatggcacgaaagtttcccacacgccagcagaaggcagggagtgcacacacaattgcagtaccttgttataaaaaaagttgttataataagagttctcaaaacatatttacagtattgtacctttttataaaaaaaatataatcgtaaaagagttcta is a genomic window of Syngnathus acus chromosome 15, fSynAcu1.2, whole genome shotgun sequence containing:
- the znf318 gene encoding zinc finger protein 318 isoform X6 produces the protein MFRGRPPPRGSYGPPFDNCGPPPPRLHPHPRGDERNRARSPHHSDYHHRGHPDYHRPPPHRSYYPPASAGHRGGQHRSAAPPRERSPSPCHRLPVDHKLVITVGNELTSSTTPRQHDRDRSPDRSCIRSRSRARSKSRHRSQRRSKSRSTSRGRSRGRASSRASSRAPSRASSHSRRRSSSSSSSSSSSSPRAKPFSELEVARRRKEQEELLCLPTKSILKKRSDYEHSPLVRTCDSGLSHVAEELLRAVKGMDSAAVASVLNELRSDPQMSQRADFNAEIKEILNLLDLAAVAQEAKSLATDIDDEEKFLYGDSVEPEIVVPPEPLQNHAFDLYGDVTEDVLYDDLLPATIPPVVSPTIAGEVCTNWTPSAHASVSHASEPPPDEENDQQALEDYQKLQNLLKTIGLDLGVTEISKLAARTKERLHGNKMPKRRRTRYSSGSSDEGRSRRSRSSDEEEEDDDKRVRHARRAGSWSKDVGSAISEVLQQTAAIDTAAPLSTTPVPATVAVPPSYPPSHAPGMLAPSYLSPGYGQYRNFLPYAQPQWPPLYPPPSLLPTPGATNFPPTPSANNFLQALPYHAAEPQPSALPEVKGAVKTPWISGKGAGPAFCQVSEQENNESQKQKVLEERENLRQEREQRMKKKEYLMKELERLRKQQGELLRKKRRENDGHKDPLLQEISLLQEDIMMQISNLRKEHEVAEKKRSEIDKVALILGLGPSDRPRSTSRVAQEAHALAKPDISRSRMQHSPEHQQDGERQQNDAGGGGISLKQDVSEANRRLLIPATPPPEPFEYYDAGNHWCKSCNLISGSMFDFFNHLHSKTHRKTLDPYERPWASSPTQAAKKAQTEEKLMKPAKGSEFLFPVRGFFCLLCEKFFGDAICAEEHVTTHGHNDNYKVEGVSWRRPCRSTEVANRKRASTGRKADVDVGGQ